The genomic region ATCCTCAGAACCATCATTTATTATAATAATTTCATAATTTTTATAGGTTTGACCTAATATAGAATCCATACACTGTTTTAAGCTATTTTCTGAATTATAAACTGGTATTATTATACTAAATTTTATCTTTTTCAAATTTCCTCCTATATATTCTAATTTCTATTCATCTAACATTCCTTTTAAAATATCTAATGATTTTTCTTTTATTATATCTATTTTTTTATTTATTTCATCATAATTTAATTCCCCCATTTTTAAAATATCATTTTTGATACCATCTCTATCACAAATAGATAACATTTTTCCTAAAGAATCCATTCTAGATTTATGGGCTCTATTAAAATATGCAAATTTTTTATTGAAATATAAAGAAAATAACAATCCATGATAAGAAGCTGTAGAAATAAATTCAGCATTATAAATTAAAGTTAAAAACTCTTCTATACTTTCTGGTTTAATATTTTTCACCTTGGATAATGGTAAGCTATAATTAATATAATATATTTTCAAATTATTTCTAGCAGCATATCTCATTGCTGATTCTAAACATTTATTATTAGAGTCATTAAAATAAACCAATACATATTTTTCATTTTTATCCTCTTCCATTATAAATTTATTCCATTCATTTTTAATCAACATAGTTGGATCACATACCACATCCACTTTTTTCTTTACTAATTCATCTACCCATTTTTTAGCTTCTATTTCTCTAACTGCTATTTGTTTAAAATCAGTCAACAGTTTTTTAACTTCTATTTTTTGATTTTCTTTCCATTTATTTCCAATAGAAGATGAAAAAGAATATTTTTTATTTTTATTTTTTATAAAATTTAAAAAATAAGTATAATCATTAGAAGTTATATCTAATCCCCAAACAATATCGCTTCCTACAAAAAATTTATCATATTTATTGCTTGAGTCTTTTATATTATTAACATTATACGGTTTACTTAATTTTACATTATTCTTTAAAAATAAAGTTAACTTCTTATATTTTTTTCTGATTTTATTATATATTAAAATTTCTTTAATATTTTCTTTTAGCTTTAAATGTA from Fusobacterium sp. JB019 harbors:
- a CDS encoding polysaccharide pyruvyl transferase family protein yields the protein MKIGILTFHNTTNFGSMLQTYGLYKAIENLGQEPEIINYNCKFLEDKEIPKNIRLHLKLKENIKEILIYNKIRKKYKKLTLFLKNNVKLSKPYNVNNIKDSSNKYDKFFVGSDIVWGLDITSNDYTYFLNFIKNKNKKYSFSSSIGNKWKENQKIEVKKLLTDFKQIAVREIEAKKWVDELVKKKVDVVCDPTMLIKNEWNKFIMEEDKNEKYVLVYFNDSNNKCLESAMRYAARNNLKIYYINYSLPLSKVKNIKPESIEEFLTLIYNAEFISTASYHGLLFSLYFNKKFAYFNRAHKSRMDSLGKMLSICDRDGIKNDILKMGELNYDEINKKIDIIKEKSLDILKGMLDE